The DNA window TGTCCGGAGAGAAGCGGATCACTATCACAAGCGACAGCGAGCAGGAATTGTATGTCTGGGGAGAGCAGACGGCATTTACCCGGATCTTCATGAACCTGGTAACAAACGCGGTCCAGTACGGGAAAGAAGGGGGCCATGTGTGGCTTAAAGCGTGGAAAGAAGGAGAAGAAGTCCTGTGCAGCGTGAGAGATGACGGGATCGGCATCGGGCCGGAGGAACTGCCCCACATTTTCCGCAGGTTTTACCGGGAGGATAAGTCGCGGACCGGCCGGGCGGAGGCGCACGCGGGATTGGGATTGTCTATGGTAAAGCATCTGACTGAGAATTTCGGTGGAACTATCCAGGTATACAGCCAGAAGGAGAAAGGCACTACCTTTGTACTGCATTTTCCCGCTTTACGAAATCCAGACAATCCGTTACAATAGATAATAAAGTTTTAGAGATACAAAAAGGAAGGTATGAATTATGGCAAATCCAATTGTTACAATTGAAATGGAAAATGGAGATATCATGAAGGCAGAGCTTTATCCGGATATTGCTCCAAATACAGTGAATAATTTTATCTCATTGGTGAAGAAAGGGTATTATGACGGTTTGATCTTCCATCGGGTGATCAATGGATTTATGATCCAGGGAGGCTGCCCGGAAGGAAGAGGAACCGGCGGGCCGGGCTATCACATCAAGGGAGAGTTCTCTCAAAATGGGGTGGAGAATCCGCTGGCTCACACAGAGGGGGTCCTTTCTATGGCAAGGGCTATGCATCCGAATTCAGCAGGGTCCCAGTTCTTTATCATGCATAAGACGTCACCCCATCTGGACGGAGCTTACGCGGCTTTCGGAAAGATCATTGAGGGCATGGATGTGGTCAATAAGATCGCGGAAACTCAGACCGACTATCAGGATCG is part of the Lachnospiraceae bacterium KGMB03038 genome and encodes:
- a CDS encoding peptidylprolyl isomerase, which produces MANPIVTIEMENGDIMKAELYPDIAPNTVNNFISLVKKGYYDGLIFHRVINGFMIQGGCPEGRGTGGPGYHIKGEFSQNGVENPLAHTEGVLSMARAMHPNSAGSQFFIMHKTSPHLDGAYAAFGKIIEGMDVVNKIAETQTDYQDRPLTEQKMKKVTVDTMGVDYPEPEKE